The sequence GACTGTCTTTTCATGTTATGGTAGCCTCTGAGTCGTCAAATCTATCTACTCGACTTAATTCTTGTGTCTTTACTTTCTTGCATCGTCAGGCTTATCCACCTGACTAGTCTTTTATTTGGGTAGGTCGATATCTTATTTTGGATGTAGAGGTCCGATCGAGTTAGTATAGTATTTCTAAAGtaatgaaactttttttcttGGCTTATAACTTacatcttgaaaatttttttaccACTAGCCAAAGATGCAATTaccgataatttctcccttaacataaattaattactataaataatgtattgctttattattaacttctatgttTGTATACTATAGTTcaggaaatgattaaatttggtttccttaatcatgtggataagttaagaattctactaatcaatcaaattattaattgatttatttcctaatgaatgATTTGATTTTTAGCAAGTAATaatttacattccatttttatgtatgaactataagaaatgaatatcatatttctttctttgtgtgtgaaagcaaaataaaaataaattaaaaattaaattaaattattacttacctttcagGGAGATCTCATCTCCTCTCATATATATAGGGGACTACTCCTCCCTCATTCCTCACCGAGCCTAATAATGGGAGGATTGAGGATAGGACTTCTGATGATATCAATGAAAGGATAATCGAGAAGAGGTAGaatcttttcttttataattagttttgatttatcttttgaaatcttgatgttgagattgttataattttatgatgcttaatgatgttttaattttaaattttcatgattagtaaataatgataattgatttgtgatgttagaatgattatttgatttatattgatctttggaacttaagtaaattttaatattaatttaattattaaaattcttattttttggattaacataatagttttaatttatttaattagatatatttatgtttcaagTATTATATATGAATTTCTATGATGCAATTagctttaaatttaagatcatgaatttaaaattttaattaatggatttaagttattctttaataattttaaatcttgaaatctaatttgataagaggagtataATTAGAGTCCGGCTTCAGTTAGGTTGACTTGTCAGACCGGATCGATTCAGCCCATGTGGTCATGTACGACCTAGCCCATGTGACCAAGTACAACCTGGCACATGTGACTAGGCATGACCTAACCCATAGGCCATGTACGATCCAGCCCATGTGGCTAGGCATGGGCCAGGTCATACGGTTAGGTACGACTAACTCGCGAGCCAAGCATGACCTAATTCAATAGTAAGGCTTAACTCAACTTATGAGTAACGATTAttctagtccatgaagttaagcttGCCCAGCAATACGATTAGCATTAGACACATTGTTGCTCCTCTATCTAGCTCGTTGTACCTTAGTTCAACTTATTATTTGGAATAGACATATACAGTGCATGTGACTCGTCCAAGACTCAAGTGAGCTGGTTTGATTCGGGCTAGCACTATATGACATAGTCTAATTTCCTCTCCCTTTATTGGTTTAAGTtcattaattgactaaatcagatAGGTCTGATCGGTTAAAGCCAATTTAGGATGATTCCAGattaacttgactagttcaaacctacttgacctaatcaagatcaatcaaatctaaattagaccgatGATTCTAAaccggttctataaggatttaagGTTGGtgataatcgaattgagtttgattaagtcaattgagttattccaattagggttgtagttgattgaggactattgagagattaatgtttcatgcctttatgatttgatgaatttaaaagttttatttgaagatatcatttaaaaataattattagtttTCTACTttcttaaatttataatattgatatgattattatcatatAGTAGATATGACTAGGCTAGTAGTTCACATTGAAAGTGCAACATGTGAAAGAAGCTATGTGCCTATGACAATGCGAAGCCACTAATTAACATAGTTTAgccgatttacatcaagtatagtctctcataatatttaatcaccttgatttcatgatgcatgcatgagtaaataaatgagtgtaaatgaatgatcatagatgtttatgtatccctggcGAGGGTAGGCAtggtgattcccttcggggattagcggaccGTCAAACATGATTGTTAGATAGTtcctccatccactgttgggagaaacgtgtccccacttgggtGGCTGAGGGATATCACTCCATCCACCATTAGGAGTGCGATATAGTTAATCTCTATCCGTTGTTGGGTGAAATCTATCCTGTGGAATATGTCTCTACATCCGCTATAGGGAGAGTACACCATCGGGTGATGTGCGGCTTTGTTGTTATATATGTGTTGCATATGGctgatgtattattttgtttattttgtaagaaattatcatcgtttttcttatgcataagttttataatgaatcgatttattatcatttcttattgaattattgatatttatttatatttcatgaatattaaatatttttttaataattttttcgaGGTTTCTATCAGCATGTATAGTTgttgatatttatttttagaataatcTACTACTTTATAATAGATCCGAAGCTTGGGTGGAAGTGACTTTTGACCCTACCAAGAAGATATGGtcctttttttaattaatagaaCATTTATTATTgtaaagacaatgatttgaattcaaggacaaaggaaaaaaaaagtttatcatataaattatggataataaaatattaatttatttattttttataaatctgaATGTGACAAAAGATATGGTAAACCAAAACTTAATATTTGAGACATAGTCACCCCGACCCAATCTCGAGAGATGCCTCAAGCGTAAGACGTTTTTAATTTTACAATGTGTCATGTCCTTGGCAATACTCCTCTATTGGTTCGAGGTGATAGGTTTTATCTCAAATGATCTAAATAACTCAATAGGACCCTTTCCAATTTATCGCTAGTTTACCCAAGTCTAGTTAAGTTATTGACTTTAGCTTTTCAAAGTATCAAGTATATTTAATCTGATTTCCCTAGAGCAAACATCTCGATTATAAAGCTTGGCCATCATTTTCTTGTATCTCAATGTCCTTAGTTGTGCTTCTACTTTGGCCTTGTTGATTAGGTTTAGTTTGGCCTAAAGTCCTTCaaaaattttcttattaaaattCTCAAATTGAGGTGTTAGAAAGATTATCTCAAATGACAGGATATCTCGGTGCTGAAGGCTAAGCTAAATGGTGACTCTTTCGACATAGTCTTAGGTGTCATTTAGAATGCCAATAAAGTACTTAGTAGCTTGTCCACCCAATTGTCTTTTGCTCCAATGATCCGCTTCTTTAACCCTTCAAGAATAGTTTGGTTGGTGATCgtagtaaaactatgagtctaaaGATAGCTACCGAGTTGAACTTTAGTTGAACTCCATAGGATTGACAAAACATTTTAAACTTCATATTGTTAAATTGAGTTTCAATGTTGGTGATTATAACTCTCAAAATTTCAAAGTGGGTGATAATATTCTTCCATACAAATCCTTCGACCAGCTTCTCAATGATCAACACCAGTAGCTCAGCCTCTCCTCATTTCATAAAAATAATCAACTCCAAtgatcaaaaatattttatttattaaattgatATGTTTTACTTTTAAGATTATCTGTGCTTTTATTGATAGTAGTAAAAaaactagaaagtgatatcctacTTTAGTCATGCATATCTTGTATGCGATGGACTAAGAGTAGAGTATTGTAAGTTGTGGTATCAAAGCCCAAGTCATGAGTCATGTAGACTGTTAATATCTATAAAAGTATGGAACGCACTACTCAATTATCCTATAGGTCTTAGTAATTGAGTTGCattgttattttttttattaatatcttGTAGGTCTTAACAATTGACAGTTATGGTCTGAATGACTTGAGATTAATCAGGAAGATATTATAAGAACCAGAGAGTATGCTAGTAGCTCTAGTAATGTTCAAAACTTTTATAACCGATCATCTttctaataggtgaagatcaactaccattgttacaacttttttttttttcaggcctAGGAGAAAACCTCTACTCACTCTTTTACAAGAGATCTCTTATAACTTAGTATCATAACTAAACTTATGAAAGAGGAAGAGACTTAAACAATACTCAAATAGAGAGTTACAATACTTCACAAACTCAAGAGTAGATGCTCCATCAATCAAGCCTAAGTgtgatatttataggccttaaaaggcttcaagaatgatgctgaaaaatttaaattattgaaTTTCAGGGTATGAGCGGTAGTACCGTTTACACTAGGCGATACTACCATTGTAAGTTTTGACATCGTAATTTTGGACTTCGATGGTACTACTATTGCAAAATTTAAATTCCAAACAGTACTACCACCGCCATAGGTAGTATTATCGTCACCATAGGTTGATAAACACAAACAATGCTTATTTGTTAGCTCAAGTTGTATCACCGCGTGAGCATGTAGTACCATCACCCAAGCTTACTTTAGGCTACTAGTTTAGCCTTTTCACATGTCTAGTTCAACCTAACTTCAAGCTTAATAACCTTTTTAGTAAGTTGATATTGTTTTGACATAATACCAACTTTAATTAACCCAAAATGATCTTGATCAGACTTTGACAAATTATCTATAATCCGAACCTTTGACACATCGTCATTTTTTTCGATATATCACTCATTCTATCAGTATATTGACTTTTCCACGATATCTAATCTTTCGATGTAATATAGTATATTGACTTTTCCATGATATCTAATCTTTCGATGTAATATATAATCCTTCCGACACTATGTCAAACCTATAGCACGAAGTCCGATCTCCAGCATGTCGATCAATCCTTCAGCTCGACGTCTAATTTTCGATACGATAATTTCTCGATATAACGTTCGCCTCTCTTGCTCGATAGTTGACCATTCGATGATCCGAGTCCGTGATCAAAGTATTTTttatgtcacttatctcaaaaatatattggtccaataaactcattaattgatttcatcatcaaaattcgagattcaacactttcaacCTAGACTCCACGTGGAGACTACGTGTTAGATAATGATTggttaatgatattttttttttatcattctctaatctattttgaaatatttattaGATTGATTTAATCATCGAAATGATCATTATCGAAAGCCGATAATGAATTTCTCTTATAAAAAAAAAGCATGAAGATCCAACTAGAGGATTTTCAATATGGACTCTTTCATTTACattatttttctaataaaaaaaaagaaagattcatCTAAACTCAGAAGATTTATTTTTATCTTGGGTTAAGATTGATCAACTCCGATCATCTCCAAAATAAAACAGAGTAATGCTCAATTATAGGATTAATAAGTACTCGAATAATAAATTAGGgtacaaaatatataaataaagttGAAATTAATAGGTAGGTGTGAATATAGAATAGATATACCAATCATAATTGAAATGGATTTAGATCCTTGGTGGCCAATCTAACACCACTTGGTGGTACATCAGATGGCCAATCTCGAACGTCTGCAACAAGTAAGCTGTCAATATCAGAAACAAAGCAATGAATCAATTGGCGTGCAAAGTTGCGGATGAGTCCTTTGTTTGTATGTACAAATGGCGTGCATTGGACCCCGCCATCTTTTAACGTACAATTTATGAACTAAAGACGATTCCTCTGCTCGTTGGAATCCTCGTTGGATTCCACCATATTGTGCTGTTCCcactcttccttcctctttcctaTGTCCCTCACACTAATGTCTACAACAAGATTGTATTACTTGCTcctaatcatgattaatattaactctcttaatttaaaatattgatattaTCTGGACTACGACGATCAAATCTATTAAATATCATGGATGGATTCGTTAATTttggtattttttttaaattcatattgataaaaaaatattattagaattttttttttcactaatcatatataatataaataatatttttttaaaaaatctaatATCGAACTAATTAGCTCCTGATGTTAATATTAATAGCCTTCAAAGGTTAGCTTAATCGAGTTTAGGTTGTGCGAGAATCTTTGTCTGTTTGATCGACAATACTTTTTTGAAGTGAAGTCAAACTTTGATGTCCCTCATCCGATAATAACAAGATCTATGTTGGTCAGTCAAACCTTCAAATTAGGAAAATAGAGATGCGATTACATTTGGCTAAGCAAGGAAAGGATATTTGTTGAAGTTGATGCCAAAGGATTTAGATCCTGCATGAAACACTACAAGTTTTATGAGATATAATTTTGTCCTCTtgagcatgtttaataatttttatatctctTACGTGTTTAGGGACGGCAATCAGTGTATTAACGgcattataattcttttttttttttggagagaaAATTGGCCATTTATTCTTTTTTGTGTGCTGATCTCCACAGTACAATCAATAGATTAACtttaaaaaatgattaaaaaatacaTTGAatcgaaaaaaatatatttttttattctgattattactaaaataatggAGATATTTTGGTCTGTTCAATCTAGTTGGCAGCCTTGTGTGATGCAAATGTTTCCTTGATCACAAATTGTATTTGATTACTTGAATATGAATTTGATTATCATTGTTAAAATTAAATCAAAAATATTAAACAtctaattttataattttcaagaaaagaaatgataatataggtatatatataagtttataatttttttggggGATAGATAATACGGTAAAATTAAAAGGGCCACATAAGTAATTTTGATAATATAGTTAAATTAGCAATAGAAAAGGGGGGAAGTTCGAGTCAAACTTTATGGGCTTACGGCGGTTCGCAcaaagagagagagtgagagaacgACCGTCGGCATTGTTCtggtcgtcttcttcctctttctcacCCTCGTCTCTCGTCTCTTCTCTTCCCGTCCTCCCTTATCTCTTCCTCTCGCCGCTCCAAATCCAAAGACCCGAAGACCTTTCAGAGCCGTAGCCGCCGTCGCCTGTCTTCCTCACTCTCGCTCCGCCAAATCGCACGGGTTCGAATCAGCCATGCCGTCCGCTTTTTCGAAGTGTCCTCTCTTTTATCTCCTGTCCGGTCTCAGATTCTTGGTCGTGCATTCCGTGTTGGCTTCCTTGTCCTCCACAATCGATCGGTTTATGTCGAGTAGAGTACGGTCGTTACCGGTTGAGGTTTTCGGAATAAGATTACAAAGCCATTAGGGTTTCGCTGATGTTTCGTCTTACCTCGACCAAATAGGTTTTGGTCATCGGCATGGTTTTCTTGGAAACGGGGGATGAGAATCTCAATATTTGAACTGTAGGAACAGTTTTGAGAATTTGTTTCGGTAATGGTTTTGAACTCAATGAAAGCAACTGCATGGTGTTTTCTTTATTATCCGTTTCATAGTCACTTTTAGGGAACGGCTCACAAGAACTGAAAAGTGTTTGCCTGATTTATATTCATAGCCCTCCTACCCTTCTTGGATTACTTTGTGTTAGAGCATTGCATTAATTTGTTGTCCCACAATGTACTGTTGTGACTTGTGTTCGGATTCTTGTACTTACAAGTCAAAGATTTAATTGGCGTCGACATGGGTCTTCTTATCTTTCTATGTTCGTGTGGTTTTGTTTCTTCGTTAATATTCAGATTACGTATATTTATCTTCGTATGGAACTGGTTCTTGAAGTTATTTTGAATCAGGCTATCAGCTGAAGCAAGATGGAGCAGAACGGGGAGGCTAATCTAACAGCACCGCTTCTACAACCCAACGGAAGTGTTGCTGTTGATTTTTCGCATGAGTCTTCCGAAAGCGACAAGAAGACCAGGAAGGTTGTGTTAAGAATTCGTGAAATCCAATGTGCTTCTTGTGCAGTGTCCATTGAATCAGTGGTGGGGGATATGAAGGGAGTCGAGAGCATCTCCGTATCTCCTCTTCACGGCCAAGCAATTATAAGATACAACCCTGAATTTATCAATGTAAGTTGGGAAAGAAGTTTTACTTTTTTACTTTTAGTCttaaatattatgataatattatgatGATCCATAATATACTGATCCATGGACTTTGGTTGTAAAGTGATCACCGTCTGGATTCATTTGCCTGATTTTGATCCACTCTTATTGTGGTTTGGAACCTATCTTTCCCTAAAATATAATTACGTTTGTTATGAATTGAAATATGCAAAATGCGATGATTCAGGTCCTCTCCTTACATGCTGATTGTGAGTGGTATCTATTTTCTTATTACTATAATCATTAACATTATCTTTGTGCTCTGTTTCTATATTTGTTAATAATGTTTTTTCTTTATCCCAAGGCAAAAAGAATCAAAGACGCCATAGGAGACTTAAAATTTGAAGTTGATGAATTTCCAGATCAAGAGATTGCTGTATGCCGACTTCGAATCAAAGGAATGGCCTGCACAAGCTGTTCTGAATCAGTTGAGAGAGCACTCCTTATGGTTGATGGTGTTAAGAAGGCCATAGTTGGCCTTGCTCTTGAAGAAGCCAAGATACACTTTGATCCCAATGTCACAGATTCTGTTCACCTAATAGAGGCTATCGAGGATGCAGGGTTTGGAGCTGATCTGATTAGCTCTGGAGATGATTTCAATAAAGTGCATCTTAAAGTCGAAGGTCTTAATTCCTCAGAAGATGCCACTATCATGAAGTCATACCTCGAAGCAGTTGAAGGTGTGAATCATATTGAAATTGATGAAGGGAGCCACAAAGTAATTATTGCCTATGATCCCGATCTCACAGGTCCCAGATCACTTATCGAACGCATACAAGAAGCTGGTCATGGTCCAAACATATATCATGCCAGCTTGTATACAACCACTAGAGTAAGAGAAACAGAACAGCATCATGAAATTACAGCTTACAGAAATCAGTTCCTTTGGAGTTGTTTGTTCTCGGTTCCTGTGTTTATGTTCTCTATGGTACTCCCTATGTTTTCACCTGTTGGCGATTGGTTAAGCTACAAACTATACAACAATTTAAACATGGGAATGTTACTTCGATGTGTCTTCTGTACACCAGTGCAGTTCATTATTGGCTGGAGGTATGATTACGAGTCTATTTCATTGTGTGATGCTAGTTTTGTGTCTATCACTCTAAGAAATGATACTTGTATCACTTTTTATAAAATACAATAATTTGATAATTAGACTAATAAAATTTTCTCCATTACCGTTTACGATTTAATGTTCATTTGGATACTCTGGGACTTCTGATTTATATGACTTGTATTACTTATCAATCCTAAAGGTTCACTTTTTATTAACGACTTAAAAATCGTGGTGTAGGTTTTGACAGTAAATGTTTGTTTTTTGTGATGccatatatatttcttttatcaagTCTGCTGAAGAGTATATCCTAGTGAAGACTTTTCAATGCTTTATATTTTTATGCATAGATTATGATGTgtatattcttttttttcacAAGCATGATTGATACAGCCTATTCTAACAGTGTTGCAGAATTTACTAAGTCATGGTTGTGCTTGGCAATTAATTCAGATTCTATGTTGGATCTTATCATGCACTGAGACGGGGATCCGCTAACATGGATGTTCTGGTTGCATTAGGAACTAATGCGGCCTATTTCTACTCCGTATACATTGTTATAAAAGCATTAACCTCAGAATCTTTCGAAGGTCAGGACTTCTTCGAAACCAGTTCTATGTTAATATCTTTTATTCTTCTGGGTAAGTACTTGGAGGTGGTTGCAAAGGGCAAGACATCAGATGCTTTGGCAAAGCTGACAGAACTTGCTCCTGATACAGCTACTCTGCTAAGTTTAGATGTGGATGGAAATGTAATCTCAGAGACAGAGATTAGTACTCAGTTATTACAGAGGAATGATGTGATCAAGATAGTTCCAGGTTCAAAAGTTCCAGTAGATGGGATTGTTATAAGGGGTCAAAGCCATGTGAATGAGAGCATGATTACTGGAGAAGCAAAGGCTGTTGCTAAGAGACAAGGAGATAAGGTTTTGTATTGGgaaatatgtaattattttactgtgcatttttttattttttttgtgcaTTTATTTTAAGAAGAATTTCAAACAGGTCATCGGTGGTACAGTGAATGAGAATGGATGCATACTAATTAAGGCAACTCATGTTGGATCAGAGACTGCTCTCTCACAGATAGTTCAGTTAGTGGAGGCGGCTCAACTTGCAAGAGCTCCAGTTCAGAAGTTAGCAGACAAGATTTCTAGGTTCTTTGTCCCAATGGTAAGTACATTGTCAGCTAGAAGCAATTTGTGGATTTGTTGGTCATTAtcaatatcttttgagaaattcataATTGATTATGAAAAAGGTTTTGCATACAACATTATTGGCAAGGTTGGTTGACCATGCAACTTTGATATTGCCTAGGCTGTAAACAAGAAACAAATTATCTAGACTGCGTTTACATGATTCCCCATGCGGGCATCCATATTTGGATGCACATTTTGATATGATGCCTGCAGAATATGAGCTATACTATGCGCTAGTATTTTTGAATGTTCTTGTTCTCCATCTTGCTGAAATGCTGATACACCAAAAAAATAGCATAAGTTCGCTGAAGTTCTTTGATTATGATAAAATTACTTTATATGAATaacctgtatatatatataagattgttATATAAATAATGGTTGCACTAGTATGCAATTTACAATAATTAGATTCGACTCTTTTGAGTAGGTAAAATCTTTAGAATTTTTCTGCTAACTAAAATGTCCTTGTTGTGAGTTTTCTCCTGCTTCTTTGCCCCTTACTTATTCCCTCCCTCCCACTTCTAGCACTTG comes from Musa acuminata AAA Group cultivar baxijiao chromosome BXJ3-3, Cavendish_Baxijiao_AAA, whole genome shotgun sequence and encodes:
- the LOC103977947 gene encoding copper-transporting ATPase HMA4; translated protein: MEQNGEANLTAPLLQPNGSVAVDFSHESSESDKKTRKVVLRIREIQCASCAVSIESVVGDMKGVESISVSPLHGQAIIRYNPEFINAKRIKDAIGDLKFEVDEFPDQEIAVCRLRIKGMACTSCSESVERALLMVDGVKKAIVGLALEEAKIHFDPNVTDSVHLIEAIEDAGFGADLISSGDDFNKVHLKVEGLNSSEDATIMKSYLEAVEGVNHIEIDEGSHKVIIAYDPDLTGPRSLIERIQEAGHGPNIYHASLYTTTRVRETEQHHEITAYRNQFLWSCLFSVPVFMFSMVLPMFSPVGDWLSYKLYNNLNMGMLLRCVFCTPVQFIIGWRFYVGSYHALRRGSANMDVLVALGTNAAYFYSVYIVIKALTSESFEGQDFFETSSMLISFILLGKYLEVVAKGKTSDALAKLTELAPDTATLLSLDVDGNVISETEISTQLLQRNDVIKIVPGSKVPVDGIVIRGQSHVNESMITGEAKAVAKRQGDKVIGGTVNENGCILIKATHVGSETALSQIVQLVEAAQLARAPVQKLADKISRFFVPMVVVAAFITWLGWFIPGETHLYPRSWIPKAMDGFELALQFGISVLVVACPCALGLATPTAVMVATGKGASQGVLIKGGNALEKAHKVKAVVFDKTGTLTIGRPAVVQIKNFSKISLQELCKLAAAAEVNSEHPLAKAVIEHSKKLHQQYGFSDDHLLEAKDFEVHPGAGVGASIGGKRVLVGNKRLMLAFQVAVSPEIQDYVSDMEHLARTCVLVAVDGVICGAFAVSDPLKPEAGRVISFLNSMSISSIMVTGDNWATATAIAREVGIEKVFAETDPVGKAERIKDLQMEGLTVAMVGDGINDSPALVAADVGMAIGAGTDIAIEAADIVLIKSNLEDVITAIDLSRKTLARIRLNYVWALGYNVLGMPIAAGILYPFTGIRLPPWLAGACMAASSLSVVCSSLLLQSYKKPLQVQDAQGRGDYLNYV